The DNA sequence GAGCTCCTCGTCTTCTTCCCCGGAGGAAGATGTTGACACGGTCCCTTCAACCTCTCCTCGCACagggcctcctcctcctccgccgccgccgcctccGCCAACCCTCTCCCCGCCGCCTCCGCGTCCCACATTTCCATTGTTGTTGTCGTTCTCTGCGTCGAGCATCCAGGAGTGGCTGAAGTACCCGAACACCTCTTTGACGGAGCAGCGGCGGTCCTGCTCCACGGAGAGCAGTCGCCGGAACATGCGCAGCGCCTGCTCCGTGAAGCGCCTCCATTGCGACGGCACCGTGTTTGTCCTCCTCTTCTGCCAGCGGATGAACTCTTGGTAGAAAGAATCCGAGGGCAGTGCCTTCTCCCAGGGAAAGTTGCCCGTCAGCATGCAGAAGAGCAGCACACCGAAAGCCCAGACATCGGTGCTGTAGTCGACACAGAAGCCCTCGTGGCGGGATGCGTCACAGAGCTCTGGGGCTGTGTAGGGGATGGTGCCACTCACCTGGAGAGGAACTCAATAGGTCAGTACTGACGAAGATAAAAGACAGTTCAAAGTAAAAAAGGAAAGTCAACTCACTCTTTTCACGGGCGAGCCAGCTCGACGGGTCATGCCAAAGTCAGACAGCTTCACTTTTCTGCACTCTCGGTCAAAAATGAGAATGTTCTCAGGTTTAATATCCCTGTGGACGAGCTTTTTACAGTGTAGGTAGTCCAGAGCGATGGCCACTTGGTGTACACAGCGCTTTGCAACCGCCTCAGGAAGACCGACCTTAAGGATAAAAGAGAAGAGCAGGAATAACACAGTCAGGGATTTCTGCTGTACTGCCTAAATTCATGCAACATTTACCAAcatcttagggctgggcgatatggaccaaaagtcatatctcgatattttctagctaaatggcgatactcgatatatatctcgatattttttctgtgccataattgtggtttcccccaaagcattatagcatagcatctctgttagcttcatttttttctgagccaaacccttaaaaaaagtcagttttaatacaaagcctcgtgccaaatgtcacacaggtacctttattaacagagatctgcacaatatcaaaatgtataaaacaaatgaaatagaaataaactgcctgcatatatagaataaaaatgtttcttgaataaaataaaacaaatatccctttcctgcataacaattaaattaaaatacactgtgcaattaatacaatgtagacagtaacaggcagacttttccactgaggttgacagttgtgcaaataacaaaacatttgtgcaaatctcaaataaaacattcaagtcaatttggcacaaaataagctatatcaaaatcataaaaaaaaaattaaatttttttttttttttttttttaaatcgatataaacgatattgtctcgtaccatatcgcgttggaaaatatatcgatatatattaaaatctcgataaatcgcccagccctacaacatCTGTTACCGATAATAGTTGTTACTGTTCCCCAAAGGTCTTAGGTTGAAGACCTCAGACCGCGTGGCCTAATGGATAAGGCGTCTGacttcggatcagaagattgaggGTTCGAGTCCCTTCGTGGTCgtctttcactttaaaaaccccatattgtgtgtttatacattttatctgtcctaagtcatcctacgtcactttttgtaaagactcatatccggcacttttaaacctcatattgtacatttctgtttatacattttattttatctcttatatatttgtttgtttttatatttttattgtattgcaccaatcaccacaacaaattcctcgtgtgtcttaacaaacttggcaataaacccttttctgatttctgatttctgatgttGCAACCATCCAGCTTCCATACCCACGTCGGCCTGTTCGGGTTTGGGTGCCTCTAGCTGGCTCGCCAAGATTTCAAAGAGCTAACGGTCAACATAATACCCTCACATTCAAGTTGGAAACCTCGGCAAACCTGACACACATGTTTTTGTACTACGGgaggattcaattcaattttattttatttatataatgtcttttacaacagaagttgtctctaggcgctttccagaaacccagaacatgacccgaGCATTTATTTCATAAACATAGCATAAACCTCACATAGCTGTGCCCAACAGATGACACAATTTTATAATATTCTATCACAATTGTTTGACAGTGtttgaaacagaaataaacattccCAGAGTCCATTGTGGACAGTGAGATGTGTTTAGGGTCACTGTTCTGTTGTATAAGCCATCCTCACCTATAAATCGTACCTGCTTCCAGAATGTTCTACTATTAATTGAATCAGTTTTGGTATTGAAGTGTTTCCTGTTTGCAACATACTCCCCCACTCCCCCACCATGATCAGACCACTCCCATGCTTAgcaactagggatgggaatcgagaaccgttCCTATGGcttgatttactaaaggtttgcgtgcgtaaaaacgtgtgcaaacctgacagcacccgcaaaccaaagtgccagctgatctactaacagcgtgcaaagacgactgcgtctctgaaatgcgcaaaattgcacacgcaatccatttagtacttttgccctgatgaataatcaatatggggcgtacccggcagaaatcctaaatactgggaggggaaaatgcaaattggtccatttaccacgcgcaatgagatttaccaagcctgaaagtaattgcgcgtattatgattgcgtctgtatttaatacgtttgaaaggaaggtgctaatctgctgctgccgttattgtggcaaggaggcgacatccaaaatcaaagaatatgcagagagagagagagtctttattctgctgcatgctattttaaaaatggttgcacaagttttattaaaggccactttttctttagttcttctccttatatcttgccaccttcttttaatgtgcccccctccactcgcccacaagcaggccaagcctttgtgcaaaactttgtattttattgattacttatcttattgaacgtgaaatcctccttcgtaaattacatttaattaaaacccgtgcttattgatcacaaaacacaggttaaacatcatgaccaaatccgctccgacccggtgtgtctgtgatcagcgcagacagactgcagcttcgcctgaattatggttctgcgttaaatcgacggcgtagggtcgcggtgcggtgtgcgtcgccgcgtagcctacgccgtcgattctgcgttggtgtgacgcggaaccataaatcagcctttagtgtgcgctctgtgtgctgttctgaacacttctcttctcttcttgtcatatgatggtcccgtctgtcacacatttactgtcagtgtttgctatataatatataatatttgcaatatactgtggacatctgaataaaaacttaactcataaatagatgaatcaaagcgctctccagctctgtgtctgatgtctttttctcctcagatcatgccgatcaccgccgggtcacgcaaacccgaccaattaaatattaaaatcaaattcagtcctgtggcccgtttttctatttcgtatttttgatctgtgcctaaaattgaaatatgaaaaaccagacgtttttctgttttttgtgttaccaactgcatttattctatcgcaggtttttttttttttttctttgctgtagttcattaatgtgtttatttgcctcttccactaatatttctaactccaactcgtcaaatttcattttgcgcttgtgactgtgcattccatccactctccatggcgcagagtttgctcTCGCAATccctaagacacgcaacacctcatttaaatactgctgtttgcacctgttatcaattgcgcacgcaatcttagttgatcacccgccgATTCGATTTTGCCAACGATTCCCTTTTTGATTCCAGCGCGgacgaatgacgtcaccatgcACGTTGCGTAAcccagcagtcaatagtaaacatgcgcccaagcgatacaaatgctcaaaagtctggttacatttcagtaaaaaaagacAACGGGGCAAActgcaatacttgccaagtgaATATTTCTTCAAAAGGGAGGGAATaataccaacatgcaaaaaacaTTTGCGCACACAGCAATAACGATCAATGGATGTCGTGTTTTCGATCCACTCCGGACTAATgtcagtaattctcaacccagcagtagcaacgttagcatgtccttggctaataatacagcaggtaactaattaactaattaACTCTGCCCATCATATTagcgccatttgcctcattgttgtccttttttccccaaaagagaattaaaaatgGAACTGGAATTGTAAAAGTCTTATCAATTACCATCCCTACTAGCAACAAGAACAGGCTTTAAATGAACTCTGTATGGAACAGTTTACAAgtaatgttttatattttatgagcATGAACTGAGTTTTATCTTCGACAAATCGCTGATTTCAAACTCAAGACCTTTGGGGGCTAAAATATAATCTCTTTGGCAAGGAGCTGATTATTAATATCCAATAGATCTACAGTATTTTTTAATCCAATTCAAGTCAACATGTGTCTTCATTATAAATAATGCAGTTGAACCAAATAGTAAAAAGTGATACTTATATTGGGATtgtaaacatttttaatttgattagCTTAACATAATCTAGGTTTTTCTCCTGGTAAAGTGGTATAAGTCCTCTTCTGGTGAATGTAAAGTAAGGCCTAACACTCCAGGAGTAGGAAAACAGTTTAAGTATCTTACATTTTccctttccctcttttttattttgaatgaagCCTCAGTGAAAATGACGGCGGCAGATCAGCACCTGTGGAGGAATGATGTCGAAGAGATCTCCCGCCAGAGCGTACTCCTGTGCAAACACGTAGTACTCGTCCGTCTCGAAGGCGATGCCAAACATGTTGATGATGAAGGGGCAGGGAGACAGGTACAGGGAGATGCTGTACTCTCGTAGAAAAGACTTCAACTTGGTCGTCTTCTTCTTCAGGAATTTCAGAGCCATTTTTGTCCCTTTCAAGGAGAAACAGAGGAGATGTTTGATGGGAGATTCTGGGAGCTCTTGCGTTCGCACTGTTGTGTGTAGCTGGTCTCTCACCTCTGAGCTTGTGGATGACCAGGTCCACCTTGCCGTACGTGCCCTTCCCCAGCTCCCGGATCACCTCGTAGTACTTGTTCACCTCCAGCCTTTCCAGGTTCTGGGCGGcgatcagctgcagctcgtccagGATGTCCATGTTGGCTCGGGAGACCAGCGGAGAGGAACTCATGCTGGCAACTTCTTCAAAGGATGGATAGGCGGAAAAAAGCGAATGAACGGACAAAAGCTGGTGTCACTGCAGAGAAACAAGAGAGACAATCATTTAAATCAGTGAATTATAAAAGGCCCTTTCCCAGGCTTGGAGTTTGAAGGACATGGATCAGCACTTCCTGCAGCGCACTTCCTAAGTTCTTCAAGGGGTCCCGATACGTAATCATTATTCTCAGAGGGTCGACTCAAAGTCGCTGGACttccttttgttttgttcttgaaGGTGCCGTcgagaacaaaacaaaaggaaGTCCAGCTCCTTTCAGTCGAAGCTTTGAGAGTTACAGACGACTGAGAAGCTGCACTGGCGGCATCATTAGTTCATTTGGAAATCGCAATAGTGGTATTTTTTGAAAGTGTAACAGACATTTCATAGATTGAAGAAAGATgacatttgaaataaatgaaaaaacacttttttttttttagctgttcTGGAGTTCAGGCTTCAGTTTTCCATCGAAGCAGGCGAGATACGTCTCTGTCATGTAACTCTCTAAGGCCAAACACAcagttgtttgtgtgttttttactAAGAGCCTCCAATGGAGAGACAGCTGCCGACAGGAAAGCAAAACTAAATCTGAGAATTATTTcccacaaaaaatgtaaaagctgcTGGGTTTTTTTGGGACATTATCTTGACAATTTTTACTCCCCAAATGCCACACCTACAGGATTAGTTGCAGTTTTAGTGTACTTTCAGTCGTAGTCGGATGGATTATTGCATTTGACCTCAGCCTGGGAGCTGTTGAGCTGCCGTCCAGGCTGCTCAGCGGCTCCTGCAGGAGCTGATTCTGTTATATACTGATGCAGCAAGAGAGCAGACACATGCAGACGCAGCGCAGTTTGTAAAGAAACAGCTCATTCATTTCCCCAAGACGTCCCAAAATCAAGCTGTCTGCAAACTCACAAGCACCTAAAACAAAGTGTACTTGGTGATGAGCACTGTCGCCTCACATATGAAGGTTTCTGGTTTGAATCCCAACAGAGGAAGATTTTCTGTGTGCAACTTCATGCTTAGTTCTCTTGGGTTCCttcttcccacagtccaaaacagGTATCTCAGGTTAACTGATGATTTAGTccagagtagggatgggcggtatggactaaaaaatgtatcacgataatttctggcatttatcccaataacgaaaaaaattatgataaaaaaaataccaattcaactccatctttttaactataaatctatctcgctctcagatccgccatgtttgttacacaaaaacgtcatcaacgggaatttatctttctatctttctttctttctttctatctttctttctttctggctcatttccttccttccttccttccttccttccttccttccttccttccttccttccttccttccttccttccttccttccttccttcctcctttccttgttttctcccttccttccttccttccttccttccttccttccttccttccttccttccttccttccttccttccttccttccttccttccttccttccttcttccctccttcttttttcccttccttcttcccttcctcttttctcccttccttccttccttccatcttccctccttcttttttcccttccttcttcccttcctcttttctcccttccttccttccttccttccttccttccttccttccttccttccttccttccttccttcttccctccttccatcttccctccttcttttttcccttccttcttcccttcctcttttctcccttccttccttccttccttccttccttccttccttccttccttccttccttcctccctccctccctccctccctccctccctccctccctcccttccttccttccttccttccttccttccttccttccttccttccttccttccttccttccttccttccttccttccttccttcctcctttccttgttttctcccttccttccttccttccttccttccttccttccttccttccttccttcctccctccctccctccctccctccctccctcccttccttccttccttccttccttccttccttccttccttccttccttccttccttccttccttccttccttccttccttccttccttcttccctccttccatcttccctccttcttttttcccttccttcttcccttcctcttttctcccttccttccttccttccttccttccttccttccttccttccttccttccttccttccttccttcctcacttccttccttccttccttccttccttccttccttccttccttccttccttccttccttccttccttccttccttccttccttccttccttccttccttccttccttccttccttccttccttccttccttccttctgcgtggatttaacgcagaaccataaatcatttttacacaaaaacgtcatcaacagaaatttatcgtttttaccgcgagatgacaaattcttattgtgaggaatttttttgacggtatatcgtgaacggtaaaatatcgcccattcctaggcTGAGCTAAAGGCGGcatggctccagcagacccgtTTACGCAGCAGTAAACGGTCACAGACGCAGATGCAGGAGCACCTGAAAGATGCAGAGCATATCGGTGTCCCCTGGTGGGACGAAAACCGAGCAGCGTTTGTTTTGCTCCTCAAGGTCAGCGCTGCGTTTGGATGTTAAACTCCCAGACTGCTCCTTGGATCTGCAGTGTGATCGTCACTGAAAATGCTAATTATCTGCAGTGAAGGCTTAAGCAGCTCTAAATGCTACTCGCCAAGAGGGGATGCTGAGAGctgagtcacacacacacacacacacacacacacacacacacacacacacacacacacacacacacacacacacacacacacacacacacacacacacacacacacacacacaaactgcagTCCTTTCCAGCAGATCCATTCTCTGCTGCAGTGGCGATTATTCTTGGTGATTGCTTTTGCTTTTTGTTCTCCTTCCTGAACAGACTGACCTGCCAAGTCCTGACTCGCACATgtggaggaggtccaggaaCGTGCACGTCCAGGAACGTGCACGTCCAGCGCACGCGCTCATTGCATAACCAGAGCCGCTCAGAGACTTGGACGGACCTCGTATCAGCGTTCCTCATTGTCAACAAACACCTTCGCCACTGAAACCTCGAGCGTCTCGTACTTCAAACTGTTCTGGGATGCTAAAGGAACGTCGCACCGTGAAAAGTCACCACCTGCCTCGTCCCGTGTCCCGTGTCTCGTGTCATGACCAAAACCCTCAGGTTCAGGCCCGTTGGTCGTCCTGTGTGGGAGTGATGTGTTGTTTTAATGTGAGGCGTACAGCAGGGGGGGTGACGGCAGCAGGTGAGGAGGGTGAGTCAGCTGGGGTGAGAAACGCCAGTCCTGCATCTCTCTCTCTGGTACTTGTGATAAACACCATCACACACAGAGAGGAACGCTTAGTCCTGCCTCTGAAGTGTTTACTCCAACACTGACTCTGTGTTCATGGTCGTGTGTGAGCTTATGCAGTCGTACTCAAAAATCAGCCCACTTTTTGTGTTAAAATAACATAGTTAGTCTTAGTATTtagtaaatacaacctcagatgaacaataTATAAATTTTTGTCACTgtgacattatttatttaacataagtagagcaaaaaaggaaaaacaactaaaatcccatgggcaatactaagtactaggaatgggcgatatttgaccgttcacgataaaccgtccaaaaaattccccacggtaagaaattgccatcttgcggtaaaaacgataaaggaaggaagatgaaagaaagaaagaaagaaagaaagaaagaaagaaagaaagaaagaaagaaagacagaaagaaagaaagaaagacagaaagaaatgagcgagcgaggaagaaagaaagaaagaaatgagccagaaaaaaaagaaagaaagaaagaaatgagccagaaagaaagaaagaaagaaagaaagaaagaaagaaagaaagaaagaaatgatgagataggtttatagttacaaaggtggatttgaattagtattttttttatcgtcatttttatcgttattgggataaatgccagaaattatcgtgatacattttttagtccataccgcccatccctactaatAGGCTAGTGACAAACTGTCAAAAAGGGCTTTAGTTTTCGAGATACCCCTACCGGGGGTAGAACAAAACCTaacaatgtttttcctcatctctAAGGTCTCCCATATATGAAATGGATTCTTAggttaaaatattttactgcaaaCATTGTTAAATTGATACATATTGTTATGCACCCCAAAcctaaaaaagaaccaaaatacAGTCTGGCCGTATGGGAGTTAAGATATATAAACTCATGTAGATTAATAACAGAAGCTCTGACAGCTTTGAAACTTGACATAATTGTGGTCAGGAAGTTGCTTTACCTATTAGAAAAACCTGGATGTGAATATCTTGATGTGTGTTACATATAAAGACCTTTGAACACTTTTCCAAAATAAgcgaaaatgcaaaaaaagaatatctatgcaGAATGTCCTCATTTACTTTTTAGTTGCCTGGCCAGGAATTGTCATAGAAACACATATCATGGCTTGTTGGAAGGATGGGGTTGTGCTGAATCTGTTGTGGTATGGTTtttaaaggacccaagtgcagggagagagagggaggccagaggcaggagttctcaaaaacaaaaggatttaatccaaaaaaaaggcaaaacacaaggcgctgcagagcaggataaacaaaaaccaggaacagggaaaaccgacgaggagacatggagggaagaaccagtacggaccgacagggaaccaaggaatgacaagacaagatatactgaggggataacgagacaagacgagacacaggtgtggacacaatcagggcagatgggacacaggcggggcaagacagaactgaaagttacaaacactgggggggaagtgtcaaaccctgacagtacccccccctcaagggacagatcccagatgtccccagagtcctaacccagggtgggcggagggggcctggaggagggcccaggccacacacggccaaagttccgggggccgacctcgggaccgggcagaccagcgagaccgctcgggggggcgtccccgaggcctaggcctgggtcttggcggggggcgtgacggggattcttggcgtggctcggggacttgacagggctcgggaacctgacggggctcgggaacctgacggggctcggcaacctgacggggctctgggaccgcctcaggaaccgagggctgcgggaccgcctcaggaaccgagggctgcgggaccgcctcaggaaccgagggctgcgggaccgcctcaggaaccgagggctgcgggaccgcctcaggaacagagggctgcgggaccgcct is a window from the Cololabis saira isolate AMF1-May2022 chromosome 19, fColSai1.1, whole genome shotgun sequence genome containing:
- the bsk146 gene encoding serine/threonine-protein kinase SBK1; translation: MSSSPLVSRANMDILDELQLIAAQNLERLEVNKYYEVIRELGKGTYGKVDLVIHKLRGTKMALKFLKKKTTKLKSFLREYSISLYLSPCPFIINMFGIAFETDEYYVFAQEYALAGDLFDIIPPQVGLPEAVAKRCVHQVAIALDYLHCKKLVHRDIKPENILIFDRECRKVKLSDFGMTRRAGSPVKRVSGTIPYTAPELCDASRHEGFCVDYSTDVWAFGVLLFCMLTGNFPWEKALPSDSFYQEFIRWQKRRTNTVPSQWRRFTEQALRMFRRLLSVEQDRRCSVKEVFGYFSHSWMLDAENDNNNGNVGRGGGGERVGGGGGGGGGGGPVRGEVEGTVSTSSSGEEDEELLVERMKQQTLSPRSPMSPHSPMSVERGSGGGGAKGGMMEPGSGHHFVSVSTNSSVSSTNSYDRVPRENSSPGGRMLVATPIEICV